TTTCGAGATGTTGACGAAGTAGGTTCACGTACTCCGGAGAGGAGCCCGGTTTTGATCGCTGCAACAGAGTTTGAATATCGCTATCGCTACATGCTGCATGGCCTGATCTATGCGATCGGCTTTTCCGCGCCGTGGGATGCGACGGCCTTCCAGGTGGGCAATCACACGTTCTGGCTGAAGGCCGCCGCCTGGTTTTCAGAACATCTCGGTATGGGATTTCTTTCCGCGACGAACCTGGTGCTTGGGCTGGCGATCCTGTTTGCCGTCGCGGGAGCTTTGCTGAGATGGTGGGCCGCGGCCTATCTGGGTGCGTCGACGACACAGCGCGGCAGCATGGTAGCAGGGCGCGTGGTGGCGGACGGACCGTATCGCTATGTGCGCAATCCGCTCTATCTTGGCACTGTTTTGAACACGATGGCCCTTGTGGTCCTGATGCGACCCGCAGGCGCGGGACTCACCATGGTTTTGATCACGGTCTTTCAACTGCGCCTGATCGCCCGCGAAGAACCCTTCCTGACGCGCGAGATCGGTCCTGCCTATACGGAATACTGCCGCGCTGTGCCGAGGATTATTCCGCGGTTGCGGTCCAGCGTGCCTCACGGAGGCGTTCGGCCGACCTGGGGACAGGGATTGACGAGCGAGGTATATGTCGTAGGTACCGCTCTGTCGTTCGCAGCGTTGGGGTGGCGGTATGACGCCAAGCTGGTGGTGCAGGGCATCCTGGTGAGTGTGGGGCTGGCGCTGGTGGTGCGGGCGTTCATTCCGAACCGGGGATAAAGGGATGTTGGTCGAAGCGGTCAGCCTGAGTGCGCGGCACGGTTTCTGCAAGGAACCGCAGATCTTTGTGCGGCTCCTTGCAGGGGTGGGCGTGGAGGGCGACGCGCACGCGGGCAAAACGGTGCAGC
This genomic stretch from Terriglobus saanensis SP1PR4 harbors:
- a CDS encoding methyltransferase family protein; amino-acid sequence: MIAATEFEYRYRYMLHGLIYAIGFSAPWDATAFQVGNHTFWLKAAAWFSEHLGMGFLSATNLVLGLAILFAVAGALLRWWAAAYLGASTTQRGSMVAGRVVADGPYRYVRNPLYLGTVLNTMALVVLMRPAGAGLTMVLITVFQLRLIAREEPFLTREIGPAYTEYCRAVPRIIPRLRSSVPHGGVRPTWGQGLTSEVYVVGTALSFAALGWRYDAKLVVQGILVSVGLALVVRAFIPNRG